The following proteins are encoded in a genomic region of Streptomyces lunaelactis:
- a CDS encoding Lsr2 family protein, whose product MPGPLTPSPRSCTDPEQNSATPPLSAAAVTARANPHAPDHLTKIPSQAKLRRLKNGGKTTRAAPAGAPTLDDRRQRDEIRAWAWARAQGMVVSPVGSISAKVMDAWNNRDSKAAVPAQRAG is encoded by the coding sequence TTGCCGGGTCCGCTGACGCCTTCACCACGGTCCTGCACCGACCCCGAGCAGAATTCCGCCACCCCGCCATTGTCGGCGGCAGCGGTCACCGCGCGCGCCAACCCTCATGCCCCAGATCATCTGACAAAAATACCTAGTCAGGCCAAGCTGCGTCGGCTCAAGAACGGCGGCAAGACTACGAGGGCCGCCCCCGCCGGCGCCCCGACGCTGGACGACAGGCGCCAGCGCGACGAGATCCGGGCCTGGGCCTGGGCCCGCGCCCAGGGAATGGTCGTCTCCCCGGTCGGCTCCATCTCCGCGAAGGTCATGGACGCCTGGAACAACCGGGACAGCAAGGCGGCCGTTCCCGCTCAGCGGGCCGGGTAG
- a CDS encoding patatin-like phospholipase family protein, whose amino-acid sequence MLSYLINPPFNPSFLDRKRPGGRDELRLQFAGYGAFARGIVGDRIELFRDGLLLDFMFIAGYTLVLLAVFGFGALYFYRSVSRRFAVRALYVTGVMAVADICENRFLLWALNGLDDSPDRHLEWAAHCALIKWALAGPVAASAVWVTATLLSRGLLFWRAAEVKGALPPHPRALVRSAYRLAKGTESPWDDPDIIAPPAAPHASKPVPDWSAPPTPQRPKDSARARWRTRALQLPGRDPAEVGICVSGGGIRSASVTLGALQALREAKLLAQARYLVSVSGGGYMAGAFQLALTHEQPKDKKGQPLAQADLAKPEDAFAPGSPEEDHIRRHAKYLADSPREMLLALGTVLRGVLISLGVLALAFAVTGMYLGLFYRTFPVIDLGRFRPVVEVFKQSCGHLERPAPLCEEKIIPSLQLYAHAWNPILGLLGLAAAVSLVASFVRMRNGKSRPAWVRSTVKGIVGLALAITAYTVVFPAVIWFFAWLAQVQQVIPGTEDDSGVPGVSLLGAITAAATWVAALFTAAYKSVKKLKPDGEKAGLFGGGDKSIATQVGTSWVKVVVCWLVLLLVAFFGLAVLSWAAVYVNDWDWGWWLALPIALLILPFAIDQTTFSLHPFYRQRLAGAFAVRRAVMKDGSVGALPYDYNAEPTSLSTHAQKVDGFPQVIFAASAAVSLRNRTAPGRPAVPFSFASDYIGGPDTGWVRTTTMEQTARPLIRRDLTVQSAVAVSGAAFASAMGTQTLYLERLLALSNLRLGTWVPNPSYLAEIATYGPDWTMPRLPRVRRLRYQLQELVGRYSDTSPLLLCTDGGHFDNLGLVEMLRLRCRTIYVIDSSGDSPPLATTLAQAVTLAYEDLGVVIKFKQEEILKLVPGSAEPIEPKEPMAALNARFSASCVVVGDIIYPEPVMFPGGKLSTHGTIIFVKASLTPDMPYELLSYALKEKVFPRQSTFDQWFDHAQFNAYRALGHHLGEAAVKAEAADVAASARKCFRRRKDAP is encoded by the coding sequence GTGCTGTCGTACCTGATCAACCCGCCGTTCAATCCGTCGTTCCTGGACCGAAAGCGGCCCGGTGGGCGGGACGAGCTGCGGCTGCAGTTCGCGGGGTACGGGGCGTTCGCCCGCGGGATCGTGGGCGACCGCATCGAGTTGTTCAGAGACGGGCTGTTGCTCGACTTCATGTTCATCGCTGGCTACACGCTGGTGCTGCTTGCGGTGTTCGGGTTCGGCGCCCTCTACTTCTACCGCTCCGTGTCGCGGAGGTTCGCTGTCCGTGCCCTGTATGTCACCGGGGTGATGGCTGTAGCGGACATCTGCGAGAACAGATTCCTCCTCTGGGCTCTCAACGGGCTCGATGACTCGCCTGACCGGCACCTCGAGTGGGCGGCGCACTGCGCCCTCATCAAGTGGGCGCTGGCCGGGCCGGTCGCTGCCAGCGCCGTGTGGGTCACCGCCACACTCCTCTCCCGTGGGCTCCTGTTCTGGCGCGCGGCAGAGGTGAAGGGTGCGCTGCCGCCGCATCCGCGTGCCCTCGTTCGAAGCGCCTACAGACTCGCCAAAGGAACCGAAAGCCCTTGGGACGACCCGGACATCATCGCTCCGCCCGCCGCGCCGCACGCCTCCAAACCCGTGCCCGACTGGTCCGCACCACCCACGCCACAGAGACCGAAGGACAGCGCCCGGGCCCGCTGGCGTACCAGGGCGCTCCAACTGCCGGGCCGGGACCCGGCGGAGGTCGGCATCTGCGTCTCCGGCGGCGGAATCCGCTCCGCCTCGGTCACCCTCGGTGCCCTTCAGGCGCTGCGCGAAGCGAAACTGCTGGCCCAAGCGCGGTATCTGGTCTCCGTATCGGGCGGCGGCTACATGGCGGGGGCCTTCCAGCTGGCGCTCACCCACGAACAGCCCAAGGACAAAAAGGGACAGCCCCTCGCGCAGGCCGATCTCGCAAAGCCCGAGGACGCGTTCGCCCCCGGTAGCCCCGAAGAGGACCACATCCGCAGGCATGCGAAATACCTCGCGGACAGCCCGAGGGAAATGCTGCTCGCCCTGGGCACCGTGCTGCGTGGGGTGCTCATCTCCCTAGGTGTGCTGGCGCTGGCGTTCGCCGTGACCGGCATGTACCTGGGCCTCTTCTACAGGACCTTCCCCGTGATCGACCTCGGGCGGTTCCGGCCGGTCGTGGAAGTTTTCAAGCAGTCGTGCGGCCACCTGGAACGTCCAGCGCCGCTGTGCGAGGAAAAGATCATTCCGAGTCTGCAGCTGTATGCGCATGCGTGGAATCCCATCCTCGGCCTCCTCGGCCTTGCCGCCGCGGTGTCCTTGGTGGCCTCCTTCGTCAGAATGCGCAACGGAAAGTCACGCCCAGCCTGGGTGCGGAGCACGGTGAAGGGAATCGTGGGCCTGGCGCTGGCGATCACGGCGTACACGGTTGTCTTTCCGGCCGTGATCTGGTTCTTCGCCTGGCTGGCCCAAGTACAGCAGGTCATCCCCGGTACCGAGGATGACTCTGGGGTGCCTGGTGTGTCCCTGCTCGGTGCCATCACTGCGGCGGCGACCTGGGTGGCAGCGCTGTTCACCGCAGCCTACAAGTCGGTGAAGAAGCTGAAACCGGACGGCGAGAAGGCGGGCCTGTTCGGCGGGGGCGACAAGTCGATCGCCACACAGGTCGGCACCAGTTGGGTGAAGGTAGTCGTCTGCTGGCTCGTGCTGCTCCTGGTCGCCTTCTTCGGTCTCGCCGTCCTGTCCTGGGCCGCCGTCTACGTCAACGACTGGGACTGGGGGTGGTGGTTGGCACTCCCGATCGCCCTGCTCATCCTGCCGTTCGCGATCGACCAAACCACGTTCAGCCTGCACCCCTTCTACCGGCAGCGGCTGGCCGGCGCCTTCGCCGTACGCCGCGCGGTCATGAAAGACGGCTCGGTAGGCGCGCTTCCGTACGACTACAACGCCGAGCCAACCAGCCTGAGCACCCATGCCCAGAAGGTGGACGGCTTCCCGCAGGTCATCTTCGCCGCCTCCGCAGCCGTCTCGCTGCGCAACCGCACCGCGCCGGGCCGGCCCGCAGTCCCCTTTTCCTTCGCCTCCGACTACATCGGCGGCCCCGACACCGGCTGGGTGCGGACCACCACGATGGAGCAGACCGCGCGCCCGCTGATCCGCCGCGACCTCACCGTGCAGTCCGCCGTCGCGGTGTCCGGAGCTGCCTTCGCCTCCGCGATGGGCACGCAGACGTTGTACCTCGAGCGGCTGCTCGCGCTGTCCAACCTCCGCCTGGGTACCTGGGTGCCCAACCCCTCGTATCTTGCTGAGATCGCGACGTACGGACCCGACTGGACCATGCCCCGGCTGCCGAGGGTGCGGCGGCTGCGGTACCAACTGCAGGAATTGGTGGGCCGGTACTCGGATACGAGTCCCTTGCTGCTGTGCACCGACGGCGGGCACTTCGACAATCTGGGGCTGGTTGAAATGCTCCGGCTTCGCTGCCGGACCATCTACGTCATCGACTCCAGCGGAGACTCGCCTCCGCTGGCCACCACCTTGGCCCAAGCGGTGACCCTGGCGTACGAAGACCTCGGCGTAGTGATCAAGTTCAAGCAGGAGGAGATCCTGAAGCTGGTGCCGGGCAGCGCCGAACCGATCGAACCGAAGGAGCCGATGGCGGCCCTCAACGCCCGGTTCTCCGCCAGCTGTGTAGTTGTCGGGGACATCATCTACCCGGAGCCCGTCATGTTCCCAGGCGGCAAGCTTTCCACCCACGGGACGATCATCTTCGTCAAGGCGAGCCTGACCCCGGACATGCCTTATGAGCTGCTGAGCTACGCCCTGAAGGAAAAGGTCTTCCCCCGGCAGAGCACCTTCGACCAGTGGTTCGACCACGCCCAATTCAACGCCTACCGGGCTCTCGGCCACCACCTCGGTGAGGCAGCGGTAAAGGCGGAGGCGGCAGACGTGGCCGCTTCGGCGAGGAAGTGCTTTAGGCGGCGGAAGGATGCCCCCTAG
- a CDS encoding fic family toxin-antitoxin system, toxin component produces the protein MELHIDVPWILQVAEVAGAGDPAPDDYGVPVAACARHRAELFEQPVYNGPYAKAAALVHTLGRCRWLERSNMAVAAATGVMYLEAASIPLKPTRDDAMALRDLLLEPTCTAAKIAAVLRSWPTAS, from the coding sequence ATGGAACTGCACATCGACGTTCCCTGGATCCTGCAGGTCGCAGAGGTGGCTGGGGCAGGCGATCCAGCCCCGGACGATTACGGAGTCCCTGTCGCCGCCTGCGCGCGCCACCGGGCCGAGCTCTTCGAGCAGCCGGTCTACAACGGCCCGTACGCCAAGGCGGCTGCACTGGTGCACACTCTGGGGCGGTGCCGTTGGCTCGAGCGCTCCAACATGGCCGTCGCGGCGGCGACCGGCGTCATGTACCTGGAAGCCGCCAGCATCCCGCTCAAACCCACCCGCGACGACGCCATGGCGTTGCGAGACCTGCTTCTCGAACCCACCTGCACGGCCGCGAAGATCGCTGCGGTGCTGCGATCCTGGCCCACCGCCAGCTGA
- a CDS encoding IS701 family transposase, producing MAATGKSPQVITEHAAEQWDLELDDLFVTIGHRFGRVELRRRMRDYVRGLLAPVARKNSWQLAEQAGHATPDGLQHLLAGAKWQPDDIRDDLQEYVADKLGMDGGVLILDDTGFIKKGTTSAGVQRQYSGTAGRTENCQIGVFAAYATARGRALVDRELYLPKSWTEDRERCRAAKVPDDREFATKGELARRMVLRALASPLPIAWVTADSAYGQDSRFRRLLEQSGVGYVLAVPKSQFSVGCSRIEGLFAQAPDEAWEKISCGEGAKGPRVYHWAAVRLPAVAEFDYQGEVPHRMRWALARRSIRRPDEIAYYLAYAPLETTAQELVRIAGTRWAIEECFQAAKNECGLDQYEVRRYVGWYRHITLAMLAHAFLAATAHQARERGAEPLRQPGPSRSQWRRFGDSWQLVVPGPRTCADAGADTTR from the coding sequence ATGGCAGCGACGGGGAAGTCTCCCCAAGTGATCACCGAGCATGCTGCCGAGCAGTGGGACCTGGAACTTGACGACCTCTTCGTGACCATCGGGCACCGTTTCGGCCGTGTGGAACTTCGCCGCCGCATGCGTGACTACGTACGCGGGCTGCTCGCCCCGGTGGCCCGCAAGAACAGCTGGCAGCTGGCCGAGCAAGCCGGCCACGCCACCCCCGACGGTCTGCAGCACCTGCTCGCCGGCGCAAAGTGGCAGCCCGACGACATCCGCGACGACCTGCAGGAATACGTCGCCGACAAGCTCGGCATGGACGGCGGGGTCCTTATCCTCGACGACACCGGCTTCATCAAGAAGGGCACCACTTCGGCCGGGGTCCAGCGCCAGTACTCGGGGACCGCCGGCCGCACCGAGAACTGCCAGATCGGTGTCTTCGCCGCCTACGCCACCGCCCGTGGCCGCGCCCTGGTCGACCGCGAGCTGTATCTCCCCAAGTCCTGGACCGAGGACCGTGAACGCTGCCGCGCGGCCAAAGTCCCCGACGATCGGGAGTTCGCCACCAAGGGCGAACTGGCCCGGCGCATGGTGCTGCGGGCCCTCGCCTCGCCACTGCCTATCGCCTGGGTCACCGCGGATTCCGCCTACGGACAGGACAGCCGCTTTCGCCGGCTGCTGGAGCAGTCGGGCGTCGGCTACGTGCTCGCCGTGCCCAAGTCCCAGTTCAGCGTGGGGTGTTCCCGCATCGAGGGCCTGTTCGCACAGGCCCCGGACGAGGCGTGGGAGAAGATTTCATGCGGCGAAGGCGCGAAGGGACCACGCGTCTACCACTGGGCGGCGGTGCGACTGCCCGCCGTCGCCGAGTTCGACTACCAGGGCGAGGTCCCCCACCGGATGCGGTGGGCGCTGGCCCGGCGCAGCATCCGCAGGCCCGACGAGATCGCCTACTACCTCGCCTACGCCCCCTTGGAGACCACCGCCCAGGAGCTGGTGCGGATCGCCGGGACGCGCTGGGCGATCGAGGAGTGCTTCCAGGCCGCGAAGAACGAGTGCGGCCTGGACCAGTACGAAGTCCGCCGCTACGTGGGCTGGTACCGGCACATCACCCTCGCCATGCTCGCGCACGCCTTCCTGGCCGCCACGGCACACCAGGCCAGGGAAAGGGGGGCGGAACCGTTGAGGCAGCCGGGGCCATCGAGGTCACAGTGGCGGAGGTTCGGCGACTCCTGGCAGCTTGTCGTCCCCGGCCCCCGCACCTGCGCGGACGCCGGGGCCGACACCACGCGATGA